A region from the Lolium perenne isolate Kyuss_39 chromosome 4, Kyuss_2.0, whole genome shotgun sequence genome encodes:
- the LOC127348010 gene encoding protein ALTERED SEED GERMINATION 2 — MDAAEKLRWRFCDGGVTDLLDARSLHGPPDVTKKMQFHSSLVQRLALEKEIEGHEGCVNAIAWNSNGSLLISGSDDTRVNIWRYDNQELLHEIDTGHSANVFCTKFVPETSDEVVVSGAGDAQVRVFNLSRLSGVRPREILMEPAALYQCHSRRVKKLAVEVGNPNVVWSASEDGTLRQHDLRECSSCPRAGSANQECRNVLLDLRCGAKKSLADLPRQPLAFKSCDISSVRPHQLLVGGSDAFARLYDRRMLPPLSSCQTARKPPPCIKMFCPLHLAETRKSNLHLTHVAFSPDGKEVLLSYSGEHVYLFDVDPDNMSSVRYTADDVRDQLCLPPFHKEPATKKSRRNNFPAKATSRNSSRVDTVKKLMQFAIKSLESGTNLMHGIEACCEILEAMESDIDDSFIYDCLCTRAGLYLKRRWKNDVYMAIRDCNRARNIDFTSFQAHLFMAEALLQLGRLKEACEYAEAARSLVPSNSVSAKQVENIKERLAAAEHEKNKKDQGNTNNDARHGRLRSLSDLLFRADVSGSSSQEGREDSDYDDDMELDFDTSVSGDESRDSDPGAAPGSLSLRFHRREDEPNEQSAENRSIESTSNGDSAYEPEVAIDMKQRYVAHCNVGTDIKQASFLGERGDFIASGSDDGRWFIWEKRTGRLIKMLAGDGSVVNCIQSHPHDCAVATSGIDNTIKLWTPDAEGTCMVAGPEIDVLSVIENNQKKLSRNRELFLPFEYLERFRMHEFAEGSLHPLECAQT; from the exons ATGGACGCGGCGGAGAAGCTGCGGTGGCGCTTCTGCGACGGCGGCGTCACCGATCTActcgacgcccgcagcctccaCGGCCCCCCC GATGTTACTAAGAAAATGCAGTTCCACTCTTCTCTAGTACAGAGGCTTGCTTTGGAGAAGGAGATTGAG GGTCATGAAGGTTGCGTGAATGCTATTGCATGGAACTCAAATGGCTCACTTCTGATATCAGGATCAGATGACACTAGA GTCAACATCTGGCGCTATGATAATCAAGAACTGTTGCACGAAATTGATACTGGTCATTCTGCAAATGTATTTTGCACGAAATTTGTCCCGGAAACATCTGATGAAGTAGTAGTTTCAGGAGCAGGAGATGCTCAG GTTCGTGTTTTCAATTTGTCTCGTTTAAGTGGCGTAAGGCCTAGGGAAATTTTGATGGAGCCAGCTGCACTTTACCAATGTCACTCAAGGAGGGTCAAAAAACTAGCT GTCGAAGTTGGCAACCCTAATGTTGTGTGGAGCGCAAGTGAGGACGGTACTCTAAGACAGCATGATCTTAGGGAGTGCAGTTCCTGTCCTCGTGCAGGATCAGCTAACCAGGAATGTCGTAATGTGCTT CTAGATCTACGATGTGGAGCAAAGAAGTCTTTAGCTGATCTCCCCAGACAACCTCTGGCGTTTAAGTCTTGTGATATTAGCTCTGTTCGTCCCCATCAGCTCCTTGTTGGTGGGAG TGATGCATTTGCCCGGCTGTACGATAGGAGAATGCTTCCGCCATTGAGTTCATGTCAAACAGCAAGGAAGCCACCCCCTTGCATTAAAATGTTCTGTCCATTGCACCTTGCTGAAACT AGGAAGTCAAATTTGCACCTTACACATGTTGCGTTCAGCCCAGATGGGAAGGAGGTTCTTTTGAGTTACAGTGGTGAACATGTATATCTGTTTGATGTTGACCCAG ACAACATGAGTTCAGTGAGATACACAGCAGATGATGTACGTGATCAGTTATGTTTACCGCCTTTCCACAAGGAACCAGCAACAAAAAAGTCAAGACGAAATAATTTTCCTGCAAAAGCAACTTCAAGAAATTCATCTAGG GTAGATACTGTGAAGAAACTTATGCAATTTGCGATAAAATCTCTGGAGTCAGGCACCAACTTGATGCATGGGATTGAAGCATGCTGTGAAATACTCGAGGCTATGGAATCTGATATCGATGATAGCTTCATCTATGATTGCTTGTGTACCCGGGCAGGGTTGTACCTAAAG CGGAGGTGGAAAAATGATGTTTACATGGCTATTCGGGATTGCAACAGAGCAAGGAATATTGACTTTACATCATTCCAGGCACACTTGTTCATGGCTGAGGCACTGTTACAG CTGGGAAGACTGAAGGAGGCATGTGAATATGCCGAAGCCGCACGTAGTCTTGTTCCATCAAATTCGGTGTCGGCTAAACAAGTGGAAAATATAAAGGAGCGACTTGCTGCTG CTGAACACGAGAAAAACAAAAAAGATCAAGGAAATACTAACAATGATGCACGTCATGGAAGGTTACGGTCACTGAGTGATCTACTGTTTAGAGCGGATGTTAGTGGGTCATCATCACAGGAAGGTCGAGAAGATTCAGATTACGATGATGACATGGAGTTAGACTTTGACACATCAGTATCGGGTGACGAAAGCCGTGATAGTGATCCAGGTGCTGCTCCAGGTAGTTTAAGTTTAAGATTTCACCGAAGAGAGGATGAACCTAATGAACAGTCTGCTGAGAATCGATCGATTGAGTCCACCAGTAATGGTGATTCTGCCTATGag CCAGAGGTTGCCATTGATATGAAACAAAGATATGTTGCCCACTGCAACGTGGGGACAGATATAAAACAAGCTAGCTTTCTTGGTGAACGAG GCGATTTTATTGCGAGCGGAAGTGATGATGGTAGATGGTTCATATGGGAAAAAAGAACAGGAAGGCTTATCAAAATGCTTGCAGGAGATGGATCTG TTGTGAACTGTATACAGTCTCATCCCCATGATTGTGCTGTTGCAACAAGTGGAATTGACAATACAATAAAG TTGTGGACACCGGATGCAGAAGGTACATGTATGGTTGCTGGACCAGAAATTGATGTGTTAAGTGTCATAGAGAACAATCAGAAGAAGTTATCCCGCAACCGTGAACTTTTCTT GCCTTTTGAGTACTTGGAACGATTTAGGATGCATGAGTTTGCGGAAGGAAGCTTACATCCTTTAGAGTGTGCGCAGACTTGA
- the LOC127297022 gene encoding uncharacterized protein, with protein sequence MGSDNKSGSAAGACSPPPAVCCMCGDHGLLPELFHCSACSVRSQHTYCTDRYPKAEAYGTCNWCLSAGQGSGGATPSPVRSTIKAPVRPRPAAHCRDDVSTCSGGGARSVPLPAKVAARSDFTAELNKPIKKEQQRRRLVLRRSASDLGSGVVRASRGAGPLSPGVPRGRPRVQRYKLLEEVISS encoded by the exons ATGGGGAGCGACAACAAGTCGGGCTCCGCCGCCGGCGCATGCAGCCCGCCGCCCGCCGTCTGCTGCATGTGCGGCGACCATGGCCTCCTGCCGGAGTTGTTCCACTGCTCCGCCTGCTCCGTCCGCTCCCAGCACAC GTATTGCACGGATCGGTATCCGAAGGCGGAGGCGTACGGGACATGCAACTGGTGCCTGAGCGCAGGCCAAGGAAGCGGTGGCGCCACTCCTAGCCCAGTGAGATCCACGATCAAAGCGCCAGTCCGGCCTCGGCCGGCTGCTCACTGCAGAGATGATGTTTCGacctgcagcggcggcggcgccagATCGGTGCCACTGCCGGCGAAGGTCGCCGCTCGGAGTGACTTCACGGCAGAGCTGAACAAGCCTATCAAGAAGGAGCAACAGCGGCGGCGGCTCGTGCTGCGGCGGTCGGCGTCGGACCTGGGCAGCGGCGTCGTCCGTGCCAGCCGAGGCGCCGGGCCGCTTTCTCCTGGCGTCCCGCGGGGAAGGCCGAGGGTTCAGCGGTACAAGCTCTTGGAAGAGGTGATCAGCAGCTAG